From a single Rutidosis leptorrhynchoides isolate AG116_Rl617_1_P2 chromosome 5, CSIRO_AGI_Rlap_v1, whole genome shotgun sequence genomic region:
- the LOC139850096 gene encoding probable methyltransferase PMT17: protein MAKERAGSPKYHQLEARRNHVTWILAVSGLCILFYVLGAWQSSITPATHTEITNKVGCDNTSKNATDSLSSPPSSPVTLDFESHHQLVVEDSKEILEFPPCNISFSEYTPCQETERANKFDREMLKYRERHCPSKDELLRCLIPAPPKYKLPFKWPKSRDYAWFNNIPHKELSIEKDRQNWIKVEGDRFRFPGGGTMFRHGADSYIDDINELIPLSNGTIRTAIDTGCGVASWGAYLLKRDIITMSFAPKDTHEAQVWFALERGVPAMIGIMGSQRLPYPARAFDMAHCARCLIPWSKFDGLYLLEVDRVLRPGGYWILSGPPIQWDKLWKGWERTPEDLKQEQDDIEDVAKRLCWKKVIEKDALAVWQKPINHIDCIKSRKAHHKPHICKSGNPDEAWYKEMETCITPMPEVSSPDEVSGGAIEKWPERATEVPPRIKNNMVSGITEEKFYEENEVWKERMKHYRKLVSALAKGKYRNVMDMNAYLGGFSAALMNYPVWVMNVVPTSFKPDTLGVIYERGFIGVYHDWCEAFSTYPRTYDFIHANGVFSMYQDRCDITDILLEMDRILRPEGTVIFRDEVDVIGKIKSIAERMRWKLKTVDNESGPLNEEKILVAVKTYWTAEVQEGQDDSKHN from the exons ATCTAAAAACGCGACTGATTCattatcatcaccaccatcatcgcCCGTAACATTAGATTTTGAAAGTCACCATCAATTAGTAGTCGAAGATTCAAAAGAGATACTCGAATTCCCACCATGTAACATTTCGTTCAGTGAATATACTCCGTGTCAAGAGACCGAAAGAGCAAATAAATTCGACCGAGAAATGTTGAAATATAGAGAAAGACATTGTCCGAGTAAAGATGAACTTCTTCGTTGCCTAATACCCGCACCACCAAAGTATAAACTACCTTTTAAATGGCCAAAAAGCCGAGACTACGCTTGGTTTAACAATATTCCTCATAAAGAGCTTAGCATCGAAAAAGATCGCCAAAACTGGATTAAAGTTGAAGGTGACCGGTTTAGATTTCCAGGTGGCGGTACAATGTTCCGCCATGGAGCTGATTCTTATATCGATGATATCAATGAACTAATTCCTCTCTCGAATGGAACCATTCGCACTGCAATTGATACGGGTTGTGGA GTAGCGAGTTGGGGTGCATACCTACTTAAACGTGACATAATAACGATGTCATTTGCACCAAAGGACACACACGAAGCGCAAGTGTGGTTTGCGTTAGAGCGTGGAGTTCCTGCAATGATCGGGATTATGGGATCACAAAGGCTTCCTTATCCAGCAAGGGCGTTCGACATGGCTCATTGTGCTCGCTGCCTAATTCCTTGGAGTAAATTTG ATGGGCTGTATTTGCTTGAAGTGGATAGAGTTTTAAGGCCTGGTGGTTATTGGATACTTTCTGGGCCTCCAATTCAGTGGGATAAACTATGGAAAGGTTGGGAAAGAACACCAGAAGATTTGAAACAAGAACAAGATGATATCGAAGATGTCGCAAAACGTCTTTGTTGGAAAAAAGTCATAGAGAAAGATGCACTTGCTGTGTGGCAAAAGCCAATTAACCATATTGATTGCATCAAAAGCAGAAAGGCACATCATAAACCGCATATATGCAAATCAGGCAATCCTGATGAAGCTTG GTACAAGGAGATGGAAACCTGTATTACCCCTATGCCAGAAGTGAGCAGTCCGGATGAAGTATCGGGTGGAGCCATAGAGAAATGGCCAGAACGTGCTACCGAAGTTCCTCCTAGAATCAAGAACAATATGGTATCGGGTATTACAGAAGAGAAATTTTATGAAGAAAACGAAGTATGGAAAGAGCGAATGAAGCATTATAGAAAATTGGTTTCTGCTTTAGCGAAAGGAAAATATCGTAACGTGATGGATATGAATGCTTACCTAGGTGGATTTTCGGCAGCCTTGATGAATTATCCGGTTTGGGTAATGAACGTCGTTCCAACAAGTTTCAAACCTGATACACTTGGTGTAATATACGAACGAGGCTTTATCGGTGTGTATCACGATTGGTGTGAAGCGTTTTCAACTTACCCAAGAACTTATGATTTCATTCATGCTAATGGTGTCTTCAGCATGTATCAAGATAG GTGTGATATTACGGATATACTATTGGAGATGGACAGAATATTGAGGCCTGAAGGGACAGTTATATTTAGAGATGAAGTGGATGTAATTGGAAAGATTAAAAGTATAGCCGAACGTATGAGATGGAAACTCAAAACGGTTGATAATGAAAGTGGGCCACTCAATGAAGAAAAGATACTTGTTGCTGTTAAGACCTACTGGACTGCTGAAGTTCAGGAAGGGCAAGATGATAGTAAACATAATTAG
- the LOC139847144 gene encoding protein FATTY ACID EXPORT 4, chloroplastic, whose protein sequence is MVSVIQSHQLLGFTPNHIVSQKNNVTNVRRNASTGGGVIELPTTGIESSFVGSCKVRQSLRKFPSYLSNSRSKSSHICKSQLAVQDFAPVASAGYAVLLLGGGLFAYNKSGSKGSLFGGLTGAVLMSAAYYLMQSPETKELGDAVAFGASLLFAVIFGIRFANTGKLVPAGLLLAVSISITALTYSAYLHDKI, encoded by the exons ATGGTATCCGTAATTCAGTCTCATCAATTACTCGGATTCACTCCAAATCATATTGTTTCTCAAAAAAATAATGTAACTAATGTTAGAAGAAACGCAAGTACCGGGGGTGGTGTAATAGAGTTACCGACAACCGGAATCGAATCAAGTTTTGTGGGTAGTTGCAAGGTCCGACAGAGTTTAAGGAAGTTTCCCTCGTACTTGTCGAATTCAAGATCAAAGAGTAGCCATATTTGCAAGTCCCAACTTGCTGTACAAGATTTTGCACCGGTTGCTTCTGCAGGTTATGCTGTTCTTCTTCTCGGCGGCGGTCTTTTTGCCT ATAATAAATCAGGAAGCAAAGGGTCGCTTTTTGGCGGGCTTACTGGGGCCGTCCTTATGTCTGCT GCATACTATCTTATGCAATCACCCGAGACTAAGGAACTAGGCGATGCAGTTGCATTTGGAGCTTCTCTCCTTTTCGCAGTTATATTTG GGATCCGGTTTGCTAACACGGGGAAATTAGTTCCTGCAGGTCTTTTGTTAGCCGTTTCAATCAGTATAACAGCATTGACTTATTCTGCTTATCTACATGATAAGATCTGA
- the LOC139847298 gene encoding probable aquaporin NIP5-1 yields the protein MEGKDGQTPPVSAPPTPGTPGGPLFTSMRVDSFSYDRKSMPRCQCLPLAAPSFGAHHTCFTEFPSPDVSLTRKLGAEFVGTFILIFAATAGPIVNQKYSGTESLIGNAACAGLAVMIIILSTGHISGAHLNPSLTIAFAALRHFPWAQVPAYILAQVSASICASFALKGVFHPFMSGGVTVPHADVSTGQAFVLEFIITFNLLFVVTAVATDTRAVGELAGIAVGATVLLNILVAGPSSGASMNPVRTLGPAIATGNYKDLWVYLLAPTLGALTGAGVYTLVKLEAPEGELPREVRSFRR from the exons ATGGAAGGTAAGGATGGACAAACACCACCAGTATCAGCACCACCAACACCCGGAACACCGGGTGGTCCGTTATTTACATCTATGCGAGTCGACTCGTTCTCGTATGACCGCAAGTCAATGCCACGTTGCCAGTGTTTGCCTCTTGCTGCACCATCGTTCGGTGCACATCACACTTGCTTCACCGAGTTCCCTTCTCCAGACGTCTCTCTCACCCGAAAG ttgGGCGCAGAATTTGTGGGAACGTTTATACTAATATTCGCCGCAACAGCAGGGCCAATCGTGAACCAAAAATACTCAGGAACAGAGTCACTAATTGGGAACGCAGCGTGTGCAGGGCTAGCAGTGATGATTATAATTTTATCAACAGGTCATATTTCAGGAGCTCATTTAAACCCGTCTTTAACGATTGCATTTGCAGCATTACGCCATTTCCCGTGGGCCCAGGTCCCTGCATACATCTTAGCACAAGTATCAGCTTCGATATGTGCTTCTTTTGCTCTAAAAGGCGTTTTTCATCCGTTCATGTCTGGTGGTGTCACTGTTCCTCATGCTGATGTCAGCACTGGTCAAGCTTTTGTGCTTGAGTTCATCATTACGTTTAATCTTCTGTTTGTTGTCACAGCCGTTGCTACTGATACTCGCGCT GTGGGAGAATTGGCAGGTATTGCAGTTGGAGCTACTGTTTTGCTAAACATTCTTGTTGCAGG GCCATCAAGTGGTGCATCGATGAATCCAGTACGTACACTGGGTCCAGCGATTGCAACAGGGAACTACAAGGATTTATGGGTGTACTTATTGGCACCTACACTTGGAGCCCTTACTGGAGCAGGAGTTTACACTTTGGTCAAACTTGAAGCCCCTGAGGGAGAGCTACCACGTGAGGTTCGAAGCTTTCGTCGTTAA